The Aquipuribacter sp. SD81 DNA segment TCTCGACGACCTGCTCCGGGGTCTTGCCGGCTCCGAAGACCACCTCCGGGTCACCGGTGCGGGCGCGGCGGTCGACGTCGATGCGGCTGTGGCCGAGGTCGACGGCCGGGCCGGGGGAGGACGGGACGGGTTCGCGGGGCGGCACGGCGCGAAGGGTAGGTCGACGGGGACACTTGCTGCCGCCGAGCACTTTGCGGTACAAACTCCAAGTGCTTTGCACCGCAAAGCACCGACGAGCGGAGGAGCCCACGTGGACCGCACCGAGGACCGCACCACGGCCGCGGCCGGCGAGACGCCGGGCCACGACACCGCCGAGCCCGCCCCCGCCGACATGCTCGCGCTCGTGCAGGCCGAGCAGGCGCGCGTGGCGGCAGCGTTCCGGCCCGACGAGCGGCTGCTCTTCGGCGCGTGGGGGACGGCGTGGCTCGTCGGCTTCCTGCTCATGTGGGCCGGCTCCCCGCTGCGCGAGGGCGGGCCGCTCGTCGCGGTGCCGGGGGTCGTCGTCGGGGTCGCCTTCTTCCTGCTGCTGCTGTCCGCCGGCGTCGTGACGGCCGTGCACTCCACGCGCGCGGGCCGCGGGCTGCGCGGCGCGTCGAGCCGCGTGGGGGCCATGTACGGCTGGGGCTGGTTCCTCGGCTTCGCGAGCCTCCCGCTCGTCGTGCTGTCGGCGGACCGGCTCGGCGCGCCGCCCGAGGTGGCCGCCCTGCTGTGGCCCGCGCTGTCCGGCCTCGTCGTCGGGCTGCTGTACATCGGCGGCGGCGCGGCCTGGGACGACCCCACCCAGTTCGCCATCGGCGCGTGGATCCTCGTCACGACGGGCCTCGGCTGCCTGCTCGGGCTGCCCGGCCTCTACCTCGTCATGGCGCTCGCCGGCGGGGGCGGCTTCCTCGCGGCCGCCGCGTGGTTCGCCCTCCGGCGGCGCCGGTACGCGGCGGTCCCGGCGGAGCGGGTGTGAGCGCCGACGCCGACGCGCGCCCGCTCGCGCTCGACCCCGTCATCCACGCCCAGGCACGGCTGCGCCTCACGACCACGCTCGCGTCGCTGCGCGAGGGCGACCGGATCGCCTTCCCGCGCGTGCAGGAGGTGCTCGAGATGACCGCGGGCAACCTCGCGACGCACCTGCGCAGGCTCGAGGACGCCGGCTACGTCGAGGTGACGAAGACCCACCGCGGTCGCTCACCCGTCACCTACCTCGCCCTGACCCGCCGCGGCCGCCGCGCCTACGAGGACTACCTCGAGGCGCTGCGGGCGCTGCTGGAGCCCCCCGCCGCCGCGGTGACCGCCGTCGACGGCCCCCCGACCGAGGAGGACCTTTGACCACGACCACCGCGCGGTGGGAGGGCGTGACCCGGCGCTTCGGTGCGGTGCTCGCGCTCGACGACGTGACGCTGGAGGTGCCGCAGGGCCAGCTGCTCGGCCTGCTCGGGCCCAACGGCGCCGGCAAGACGACGCTGCTCAGCCTGCTCGTCGGGCAGCGGCGCCCCGACCGCGGCCGTGTCGAGCTCTTCGGCGGCGACCCGCGCGACCCCGCCCGCCGGCGCGCCCTCGGCAGCACCCCGCAGGAGACGGCGCTGCCCGCGACGCTGCGCGTGCGGGAGGTCGTCGACCTCGTCGCCGCGCACTACGCCGACCCGCTGCCCGCGGCCGGGCTGCTCGACTCCCTCGGCCTCGCCGACGTCGCGCGGCGGCAGACGGGCGGGCTCTCGGGCGGGCAGCGGCGCCGGCTCGCGCTCGGCCTCGCCCTCGTCGGTCGCCCCCGCCTGCTCGTCCTCGACGAGCCGACCACCGGGCTCGACGTCGAGGCGCGGACGCTGCTGTGGGACCGGGTGCGGGAGTTCCACCGCGACGGCGGGACGGTCGTGCTCACGAGCCACTACCTCGGCGAGGTCGAGGCCCTCGCCGAGCGGGTCGTGGTGGTCGACCGCGGCCGTGTGCTCGTCGACGACCCGCTCGAGCAGGTCCTCGACCGCGTGCCCCAGCGGCTCGTCCGGCTCCGTGCGGCCGCCCTCCCCGCTCTCGCCGGCGCCACGCGCGTCGCCGACGAGGGCGACGGGCGCTGGGCGGTCTGGACGACCGACTCCGACGCGCTCGTGCGCGAGCTCGTCCGCGCCGACGTCGCCTTCCGCGACCTCACGGTCGCGCCCGCGTCCCTGGAGGAGGCGTTCCTCGCCCTCACCGGCGCTGCCGGCGCCTCGGACGGCGCCGCCACCGCACCCGTCACCCCCGCAGGAGCCCCCGCATGAGCACCCTCGCGCCCGGCGCCGCCCGCCTCGCCGCGGTCCACGCCCGCTACCTCGCCGTGGAGACCCTCCGGGTGCCGATCGCGGTCGTCGGGACCGTCATGTTCCCGGTCCTGTCGATGCTGTTCTTCGTCGTCCCGTTCGCCGAGGTGAGCGGCGACCCCGTCGCCGCGACCGCCGCGACCGCGCAGCTCAGCCTCTTCGCGGTCTTCTCGGTGTGCCTGTTCACGTTCGGCGTCGGCGTGGCCGACGACCGCTCGACCCCGTGGGAGCCGTACGTGCGGACGCTCCCGGTCGGGGCGGGGCCGCGGGTGGCCGCCCGGCTCCTGACGGGCGTGCTGTTCGCCCTGCTCGGGCTGCTGCCCCTGCTGCTCGTGGCTGCGCTCGCCACCGAGGCGGCCGTGACCCCGGGCCAGGTCGTCCTCGGCCTTGGCGCCCTCGCCGCGGCCGGCACCCCGCTGCTGCTCATGGGCATCGCGATCGGCTACGCGCTGCCGGTCAAGGCGGCGATCCCCGCCGCGCAGGTGCTGCTGTTCCCGCTCGCCTTCGGCGGCGGTCTGTTCCTGCCGCCGCAGTCGTTCCCCGGCTGGCTCGACGGCGTCTCGCTGCTCCTGCCGACCCGCGCCGGGCGCGACCTCGTCGTGGCCGCCACGACGGGCGGCGACGTGCCGGGCCACGTGCTGCCCGTCCTGCTGGTGTGGACGGCCGTGACGGCCGCCGTCGCGGTGTGGGCGTACCGGCGCGACGAGGGCCGTCGCTTCCGGTGAGGCGGGACGGTCGCGGCCCCTCCCGGACCGTCCCCTAGCCTGCTGCGGGTGACGGCGGAGCCCGGCGAGCGCATCGCCTACCTCGGACCGGCGGGCACCTTCACCGAGGCCGCGCTCGACCAGGCGCTCGCGGGCCGTGCGGCGGCAGCGGGCGGCCCCGCGGCGAAGGTGCCCATGGCGACCGTCGGGCGCTGCTTCGACGCGGTGCGCACCGGCGAGGCGGCCGCCGCCGTCGTCCCGATCGAGAACTCCCTCGAGGGCGGGGTCAACGCCACCCTCGACGCGCTGAGCGCGAGCGACCCGCCGCTCGTCATCGTCGGCGAGCAGCTCGTGCCCGTGACGTTCGTGCTCGCCGCGCGGGAGGGCACGGAGCTCGCCGACGTGCACCGCGTCGCGAGCCACCCGCACGCCGAGGCCCAGTGCCGCGCGTGGCTGGCCGACACGCTGCCGGCCGTGACGGTGGAGCCCGC contains these protein-coding regions:
- a CDS encoding ABC transporter ATP-binding protein; its protein translation is MTTTTARWEGVTRRFGAVLALDDVTLEVPQGQLLGLLGPNGAGKTTLLSLLVGQRRPDRGRVELFGGDPRDPARRRALGSTPQETALPATLRVREVVDLVAAHYADPLPAAGLLDSLGLADVARRQTGGLSGGQRRRLALGLALVGRPRLLVLDEPTTGLDVEARTLLWDRVREFHRDGGTVVLTSHYLGEVEALAERVVVVDRGRVLVDDPLEQVLDRVPQRLVRLRAAALPALAGATRVADEGDGRWAVWTTDSDALVRELVRADVAFRDLTVAPASLEEAFLALTGAAGASDGAATAPVTPAGAPA
- a CDS encoding transcriptional regulator, whose protein sequence is MSADADARPLALDPVIHAQARLRLTTTLASLREGDRIAFPRVQEVLEMTAGNLATHLRRLEDAGYVEVTKTHRGRSPVTYLALTRRGRRAYEDYLEALRALLEPPAAAVTAVDGPPTEEDL
- a CDS encoding ABC transporter permease, with the protein product MSTLAPGAARLAAVHARYLAVETLRVPIAVVGTVMFPVLSMLFFVVPFAEVSGDPVAATAATAQLSLFAVFSVCLFTFGVGVADDRSTPWEPYVRTLPVGAGPRVAARLLTGVLFALLGLLPLLLVAALATEAAVTPGQVVLGLGALAAAGTPLLLMGIAIGYALPVKAAIPAAQVLLFPLAFGGGLFLPPQSFPGWLDGVSLLLPTRAGRDLVVAATTGGDVPGHVLPVLLVWTAVTAAVAVWAYRRDEGRRFR